In Alteribacter keqinensis, a single window of DNA contains:
- a CDS encoding class F sortase produces the protein MKINKLFPFAVLLALITACGTGDPSSGETGEGVSSFPEAEATEQSEEEEQLVQPAETPEQSEDPEGAEPVQSVAVTGIEPASIEIPSLNITADIESLGLTETGGMDVPDDGKTVGWYNRGAKPGARGNAVLAGHVDDYTGPAVFFDLKDLNVGDEVIVYGKDEILVFEVKMMESYPYENAPLKQIFGYTNSQRLNLITCTGEFDREQRTHRERLVVYTELKQS, from the coding sequence TTGAAAATCAATAAACTCTTTCCCTTCGCTGTTCTCCTCGCATTGATAACAGCGTGTGGAACCGGGGACCCTTCTTCTGGAGAAACTGGAGAGGGGGTTTCCTCTTTTCCCGAAGCAGAAGCCACTGAACAGAGCGAAGAAGAGGAACAGCTTGTCCAACCTGCTGAAACGCCCGAACAAAGCGAGGACCCTGAAGGTGCGGAGCCTGTTCAAAGTGTTGCAGTCACCGGCATTGAGCCTGCTTCAATTGAAATTCCTTCTTTAAATATAACTGCTGATATTGAGTCTCTTGGTCTCACAGAAACAGGGGGCATGGACGTGCCTGATGATGGCAAAACCGTCGGCTGGTACAACCGTGGAGCTAAACCCGGTGCCCGTGGCAACGCGGTTCTGGCCGGACACGTGGATGACTACACCGGCCCCGCTGTTTTCTTTGATTTAAAAGACCTGAATGTAGGTGATGAAGTCATTGTTTACGGGAAAGATGAGATTCTCGTTTTTGAAGTGAAAATGATGGAGAGTTACCCCTATGAAAATGCACCTCTCAAACAGATTTTCGGCTACACAAACAGCCAGCGTTTGAACCTGATAACGTGTACCGGGGAATTTGACCGGGAACAGCGTACCCACCGTGAGCGCCTGGTTGTTTATACAGAACTGAAACAGTCCTGA
- a CDS encoding DUF4397 domain-containing protein has translation MKLKRLMTSMLAGVMVFSIFSVTALADDHGDDDAWVRIVHASPDAPAVDVTVNGDVAVEGAAFKDATDYLELPAGEHDVAIYPAGEHDEPVIEATLEVAAGQAYTVAAINTLENLDLHVIEDETSSSEGMAWVRVGHLSPDAPAVDVTAGGDVLFAGAEFPSVTGYEEVEPMTADLDVRVAGTEDVVLELPGTELEGDMLYTVLAVGFADGEPGLDTIILADPSHDAMPSEMPATGMGGTADQSSSYMAAGMLIVLLASGALFFFFRRPAVENQ, from the coding sequence TTGAAGTTAAAACGTTTAATGACGTCAATGCTGGCTGGTGTAATGGTCTTTTCAATTTTTTCGGTAACAGCTCTTGCTGATGATCATGGAGATGACGATGCCTGGGTACGAATTGTACACGCCTCCCCTGATGCACCGGCTGTTGATGTTACAGTAAACGGTGATGTTGCTGTCGAAGGTGCTGCATTCAAAGACGCTACGGATTACTTAGAGCTCCCTGCAGGTGAGCACGATGTTGCCATATATCCTGCTGGTGAACATGATGAGCCTGTAATCGAAGCGACGCTGGAAGTTGCTGCAGGGCAGGCTTACACAGTTGCTGCAATCAATACCTTAGAAAACCTTGACCTTCATGTCATTGAAGACGAAACATCTTCTTCTGAAGGAATGGCCTGGGTACGCGTAGGCCACTTATCTCCTGATGCACCTGCTGTTGACGTAACAGCCGGCGGTGACGTATTGTTCGCCGGCGCCGAGTTCCCATCTGTAACAGGTTACGAAGAGGTTGAGCCAATGACTGCTGACCTTGACGTACGTGTAGCCGGAACAGAAGATGTTGTTCTTGAACTGCCTGGAACAGAGCTTGAAGGCGACATGCTTTACACAGTTCTTGCTGTAGGCTTTGCTGATGGTGAACCTGGACTGGACACAATCATACTGGCTGATCCTTCCCACGACGCTATGCCTTCTGAAATGCCTGCAACAGGTATGGGTGGCACAGCTGACCAGAGCTCAAGCTACATGGCAGCCGGTATGCTGATTGTTCTTCTCGCATCTGGTGCTTTGTTCTTCTTCTTCCGCAGACCGGCCGTTGAAAATCAATAA
- the csaA gene encoding chaperone CsaA, with translation MEITFDDFLKVDMRVGTIKEAEPFPEARTPAIKMTIDFGEEIGLKKSSAQITRRYEPKELVGRQIVAVVNFPPMRVAGFKSEVLVMGGVPGEGDVVLLNVDEKIPEGTKVG, from the coding sequence ATGGAAATAACATTTGATGATTTTTTAAAAGTAGATATGAGAGTAGGAACGATAAAAGAGGCTGAACCGTTTCCTGAGGCAAGAACGCCCGCGATCAAGATGACAATAGATTTCGGAGAAGAGATCGGGCTGAAGAAATCGAGTGCCCAGATTACCAGACGTTACGAGCCAAAAGAGTTAGTGGGAAGGCAGATCGTAGCGGTGGTAAACTTCCCTCCGATGCGTGTAGCAGGGTTTAAATCAGAAGTTCTTGTAATGGGCGGTGTACCCGGTGAGGGAGATGTAGTGTTACTTAACGTAGATGAAAAGATTCCTGAAGGAACGAAGGTAGGGTGA
- a CDS encoding DUF2628 domain-containing protein, translating to MSDTSFGQMMTTEKKEIKQSVQINDSYYIKKWSQSKAPERFAGWNWAAFILSPFWFSYRRMFGWASLYFLVLLVYSFADSFIPYVQYVTGIEGTSVRMIGCLFVIAALHILSGAYGNALYAKKIKNSVLTKRNQKPDRAQVPLFSQSGASIISAIVAPLVIVIFAFYPFIISAEWEYSPGFPKGAFVYLDEYGAPDTPWEMEQDPEYYLFSSSLMLFYENKEPIGRGGLEIEMYKVDGEGGRELILERSETFFRSSTVNIPLLDTGHADISAGDYEVDVYVEEELQDTATFTMVSPHS from the coding sequence ATGAGTGACACAAGTTTCGGGCAGATGATGACCACTGAAAAAAAAGAGATTAAACAATCTGTTCAAATAAATGATTCGTATTATATAAAAAAATGGAGCCAGTCTAAAGCTCCTGAACGATTTGCCGGTTGGAACTGGGCAGCCTTTATTCTGTCACCGTTCTGGTTCTCATACCGGAGAATGTTCGGATGGGCAAGCCTTTATTTTCTCGTTTTACTTGTCTACAGCTTTGCGGACAGCTTTATTCCTTATGTCCAGTATGTAACAGGCATAGAAGGCACTTCCGTGCGTATGATCGGCTGCCTGTTTGTGATTGCGGCTCTTCACATTCTTTCAGGCGCATACGGCAATGCTTTATATGCTAAAAAAATAAAAAATAGCGTTTTGACAAAACGAAACCAGAAACCTGACCGTGCACAGGTGCCGCTTTTTTCACAAAGCGGCGCGAGCATTATTTCCGCTATCGTTGCCCCCCTGGTGATTGTGATCTTTGCTTTTTATCCGTTTATCATCTCGGCAGAATGGGAGTACTCCCCGGGTTTTCCTAAAGGGGCCTTTGTCTATCTCGATGAATACGGGGCACCTGACACGCCATGGGAGATGGAGCAGGACCCTGAATATTACCTTTTCAGCTCAAGTCTGATGCTGTTTTACGAAAACAAGGAGCCAATCGGCCGGGGCGGTCTTGAAATTGAAATGTACAAAGTGGATGGAGAAGGTGGCCGGGAGCTGATTCTTGAACGATCCGAAACGTTCTTCCGCTCGAGTACCGTGAACATTCCCCTTCTCGATACAGGTCATGCTGATATTTCCGCCGGTGACTATGAAGTGGATGTGTATGTAGAAGAAGAACTTCAGGATACCGCCACATTTACAATGGTATCTCCTCATTCGTAA